In the Cellvibrio sp. KY-GH-1 genome, CGAGCCTCTGAAAACTGTCCAAGGAATTACTGAGGAACCCAAGCACTAAACCGTCAGAACAATAGAAATTAAATAACAACAAAGTCAACACGATCAACAAGGAATTCCCATGGTGCTTCTGATAATTTTCACTCTGGTGGGCATGGCATTAGGTGAGGCTATTTTTTACGGCAATGGCTGGGTAATTGGCGGCGTATTGGGTTTCCTCATTACCAAAATTTTTCAACTAAGTAACAAAATTCAGCGCCTGGAAAATGTTGTCGACCTTCTGAAAAAGCAGGATCAACCTTTATCTACAAAAATCCAATCCAATCAGCCGGTGCCGGTTGCTGCTCCGCCTGAAACCAAGGCTGAAGAAGCGCGCGTTCCACTCGCGGAGCGGCTCAAGAGCCACGGAATCGATCTGCCGCCCGAGGTGTCGACGACCGATGTGGTAAGTGGTATTCATAACGATGCTGCGGCTGCGCCTCCCGAAATGGATAAGCCTGTGGATACCATACCAACCAGCAAACCTGTGCATCAGCAGCCGCGCGTATATCCCCCTCGAACCCCCAACGCGGTTGAAAAAGCATTTCACTATGTGCAGCGCTTTTTCACCGAAGGCAATCCTATTGTGCGCATCGGTATGGTGGTGATGTTTTTTGGGTTAAGTTTTTTAGTGAAGTACGCGTCTAACCAGGGATTGTTGCCTATTGAAGTGCGCATGTCTGCAGTTGCAGCAATTGCGATAGGGCTTATTGCTGTTGGTTGGAAAACGCGTAGTAGAGCAGGTGGTTTCGGCTTGGTATTGCAAGGTGGCGGCATTGCCGCGCTTTACCTTACCGTTTTTGCAGCAGCGAAAATGTACAGCTTAATGCCGACCGGTGCTGCCTTCGGCATTATGTTTATTATTGTATTGCTCGGTGCGGCGCTTGCTGTTTTACAAAACGCGCAAGTCCTGGCGTTGATCGCCACGGCTGGCGGCTTTCTCGCCCCGATTTTAACGTCCGATGGATCAGGCAATCACGTTGGCCTGTTTAGTTATTATTTGTTGCTCAATATCGGCATTCTCGCTATTGCCTGGTTTAAAACCTGGCGCATGCTTAACTGGGTTGGTTTTGTATTTACCTTCGTAATTACGTCTGTATGGGGGTTGCTGAAATATCAACCCCATTTATACGCATCTACCCAGCCATTTTTGTTGGCATTTTTTGCGCTGTATTTGGTGGTATCGATTTTATTTTCTCTCAAGCAGCCACCGAATTTAAAAGGTCTGGTCGATGGCAGCCTGGTTTTTGGTTTGCCGATTGTTGGTTTTGGTTTGCAAACCGCGCTGCTTAAGCACACTGAATACGGGTTGGCGATTAGCGCCCTTGTTCTCGCCACAACTTACGTTGGCTTGGCTAAATTTTTATGGGGCAAATACCAGCAAACCCATCGCGTATTGATTGAGTCGTTTATCGCGCTCGCCGTTTGTTTTGCCACCTTAAGTATTCCACTCGCGCTCGATGCGCAATGGACCTCCGCAACCTGGGCACTGGAAGCAACAGGGCTGATTTGGGTGGGGTTACGCCAATCGCGCTTGCTGCCACGGATCGCAGGTTATCTGCTGCATCTCGCCGGCGCCTTCTCGCTTTTTATTAATGGACCAGATACGGGTACTACGCCCATTGTTTCCGGTGATTTTATAGGCATGGTGATTTTGTCGGCGTCAGCACTGTGCATTGCATATTTGATCAACCGCTACCAGGAGTACGCGTACAAGTTCGAACGCACCCTTTCAACAATTGCGCGGGTTATCGGTTGGATATGGTGGTTTGCCGCGGGCTATATGGAAATTACCCACCATATGTCCGGTGAAAATTACTTCGCTAGCTTGATCGGATTTTATTCATTGTCAGTTGCTGCATTCCTGTGGTTTGGCGTTAAAGTTCAGTGGCAACTTATGGGGCAGGTAGGTTATTGGTTACTGCCGCTCACTGCGCTTTGGGCTCTGCGTGATTTTGGTGAAAGTTTGTTTATGGGCTACACGGCCTATCCGTCGCAGGGCTGGAATTTATTGGCACTCGCATTATTCGTCGCCGTGCAATATCGCTTCCTGTGGTCGCTCAGCAAGCAGGGCGTATCAGGATTGCAAAGTCTTTACCATGTACTGGGCGCCTGGTTTTTATTTTCATTGGGCTATTGGGAAGCGCTGCATTGGCAAAACCATTTTAATTGGTTGGGTACCAGCGCAGCGGTGTTATGGTTTGCTTGTTTGGTTATTCCTTTGGTGGCCTTGCTTTATGTTACCAACAAACCCATTTGGCCCTTTGCGCAACACTCTGCAGATTATAAAAACCTGATTCCCGCTCCGCTGTTATTGTTATTAATTGGTTGGTTCTTGTTTGCCTCAACTTACTCAGGAATTACCGATCAATTTTATTTACCAATCCTGAACCCATTGGATCTCGCTCAGGTCGCGGTATTAATTATTTGTACCTATGCCATCAAGCGCGGCTTTATGGGTTTGGCAAATGCGCCAAAAGAATTTCGTTATGGTTCGCTCGGCGTGTTGGGTTTCATCTGGCTAAATACTGTATTACTACGCGCACTGCATCAATATGCGGATGTAACCTATGCGGCAGATATTTTGTGGGACTCGGTAGTCGTGCAAATGTCACTCTCAATTCTGTGGGCAATTTGTGCACTGGTGGTAATGAATATTTCTCGCCGCACGCAGGTCCGCGAACTATGGATCATTGGGGCTGGGCTGTTGGGATTGGTGTTATTAAAACTTTTCACCAAAGATTTAACCGGCACAGGCACACTTGCACGCATTATCTCTTTCATGGTCGTAGGCGGATTGATGTTGTTGATCGGTTATTTATCGCCGATACCCGCCAAGGTGAAATCATCCCCGAAAGAAACCGTTTAATTGTGGAGTTAAGCTCGAATGTATTTCGTAAAAAAAGCAGTTTTATTCACCAGTTGCCTGATTAGCTTAATCTGCCATGGAGACGTAATTCCGGTGTATCAGATTGAGCAAGCGACGGGAAGTTATGTGCAAGCGACACTTACGCATGACATCTATCGCTACAGTGGTGACTCCCAGCTCAATGATTTAGTCGTGACCGATGCCCAGGGCAACAAATTGCCTTATCGAATCAGTGTGCCGAGCACTCAGGTCAGTGAACAGTCACAACAAACGCCCGTGCGTTTTTTCCCGGTGGCCGTAGGTACTGCGCCGGAAATGCTGTTGGCATTGAGCAGCGCCTCTATTCGTTTGGACGATAATGAAATCTCGGTAAGCGTGGTCAAAAACGATAAAGAAGAATTGCAAAACCAGGCCGCACCAACCGATTTTTTTGTGGTGGATTTGAGTGATTTAAAAAACCGAGCAGACACTTTGGTAGTTTCATGGCCACAAAGTGAAGCGCACCAATATTTAGAAGTGCAGGTTAGCGGCACGAATGATATGTCTACTTGGGTCCCGATCGCTAACACCACCTTGGTGCAACTCCATAAAGATGGCCAACAGCTTACGCGCAATAAAATTGCGATTAGTCTTGCTGAAAAACAATACGCCTATTTAAAACTGAAATTCACTCGTGGTGGCGAGCAATTACAACTTACGCAGGTAAATGTTGAAAATACGGATAAAGTCGCGACAGCGGTTCCACATGATCGCTGGGAAATAACCGGTCAACTCGTGGAAGATCAGGAATCGGCATTACGCGCTGGCACGGCTGCACCATCCATGCCGGTGGCCGCCTGGGAGTTCCAGCGCGACGATATAGCGCCAGTTGCACAGTTGGATCTGAAACTGGGTGAACTCACTTACGGGGACAGCTTACGCGTATATTCTCGCGCAACCGAAAAACAGCCCTGGCAATTGGTGCATCAAGGGATTTGGTTTAACACCCAGGTGGGAAGTGACTGGCAACACAGCGATGAAATCAGCATCTACAACAATACCCACAGTTATTGGCGAATTGAACTTCATGAACTGGTCCGCACCAGTGCCAAACCCATTCTGGTGCTCCAGCGCCAACCAGAACTGCTGCAATTTATCGCCAATGCCGCCGCGCCCTTTAAAATCGCCGTAGAAACCGACAGCAAACTCCAAAACCAAAACACCAGTGCACAAATTTTTTCGCAATTAATCGCCGGCAAAGAAATCACTTGGCAATCAGCAACGGTTAAACCACTCAACCCCGACCTAAACCAATTCGCCCGTTACGGAATGCAGATCAGCTGGAAAACCATCGTATTCTGGGGGATTTTGATTTTAGCGGTTGGAGTTTTGATTGGTGTTGTGGTTAGGTTGATGGGGCAGATGAAAACTGCAAGAGAGTAGATCAGTGGAGATAGTTAAAAAGCAACATGTTTTTCCCGCAAAGTCTATTGCACGGTTCTATGACTCGAATGGAGCAGTGGAGGTTAACCTTTTTCGCCAGTCAAAAGTCATTAGAACAACAAGTAAGGATCAGTTGTTTACGGTAAGGCGCATTTGGGATCAATCAGCCGAGCAAGGATTTGGACTATCCATTGAGAATAAATTTCAAAATTTAACTGATTATGTAATACAGACTAAAGATTATTTATTACCACCTGAAGCCAATCAATTGGTAACAAACTTTTATGTGCTATGGCGCTCGCGATCTGTAATAACAGAAAAAGATTTTCTTTTGGCTCCAAATGTAAAAATTATTGACGTTCAAGGTGTGGGGCTATCGGATTTTGAGAAGAATGAAATTGAATTGAATCATGGTTTTTACGTCAATGAAGATCAAACGCTGCCTATGCGCTTTCAGCGAGGCATGGTCATCAAAGGCACAATAGATATGTTTTTTGATCGAAATCCCAGTTTAAGATGGTATGTGTGTCGAAGTCGTAAAGTGGAATTCACTGTGCCAGATGTGCCAAGCAAATACCTAATTATTCCAATAACTCCTCATATTTGTTATTCCTGTGAGATAAACTATGAAAATCTCACGAAAGCAC is a window encoding:
- a CDS encoding DUF2339 domain-containing protein → MVLLIIFTLVGMALGEAIFYGNGWVIGGVLGFLITKIFQLSNKIQRLENVVDLLKKQDQPLSTKIQSNQPVPVAAPPETKAEEARVPLAERLKSHGIDLPPEVSTTDVVSGIHNDAAAAPPEMDKPVDTIPTSKPVHQQPRVYPPRTPNAVEKAFHYVQRFFTEGNPIVRIGMVVMFFGLSFLVKYASNQGLLPIEVRMSAVAAIAIGLIAVGWKTRSRAGGFGLVLQGGGIAALYLTVFAAAKMYSLMPTGAAFGIMFIIVLLGAALAVLQNAQVLALIATAGGFLAPILTSDGSGNHVGLFSYYLLLNIGILAIAWFKTWRMLNWVGFVFTFVITSVWGLLKYQPHLYASTQPFLLAFFALYLVVSILFSLKQPPNLKGLVDGSLVFGLPIVGFGLQTALLKHTEYGLAISALVLATTYVGLAKFLWGKYQQTHRVLIESFIALAVCFATLSIPLALDAQWTSATWALEATGLIWVGLRQSRLLPRIAGYLLHLAGAFSLFINGPDTGTTPIVSGDFIGMVILSASALCIAYLINRYQEYAYKFERTLSTIARVIGWIWWFAAGYMEITHHMSGENYFASLIGFYSLSVAAFLWFGVKVQWQLMGQVGYWLLPLTALWALRDFGESLFMGYTAYPSQGWNLLALALFVAVQYRFLWSLSKQGVSGLQSLYHVLGAWFLFSLGYWEALHWQNHFNWLGTSAAVLWFACLVIPLVALLYVTNKPIWPFAQHSADYKNLIPAPLLLLLIGWFLFASTYSGITDQFYLPILNPLDLAQVAVLIICTYAIKRGFMGLANAPKEFRYGSLGVLGFIWLNTVLLRALHQYADVTYAADILWDSVVVQMSLSILWAICALVVMNISRRTQVRELWIIGAGLLGLVLLKLFTKDLTGTGTLARIISFMVVGGLMLLIGYLSPIPAKVKSSPKETV
- a CDS encoding DUF3999 family protein; this translates as MYFVKKAVLFTSCLISLICHGDVIPVYQIEQATGSYVQATLTHDIYRYSGDSQLNDLVVTDAQGNKLPYRISVPSTQVSEQSQQTPVRFFPVAVGTAPEMLLALSSASIRLDDNEISVSVVKNDKEELQNQAAPTDFFVVDLSDLKNRADTLVVSWPQSEAHQYLEVQVSGTNDMSTWVPIANTTLVQLHKDGQQLTRNKIAISLAEKQYAYLKLKFTRGGEQLQLTQVNVENTDKVATAVPHDRWEITGQLVEDQESALRAGTAAPSMPVAAWEFQRDDIAPVAQLDLKLGELTYGDSLRVYSRATEKQPWQLVHQGIWFNTQVGSDWQHSDEISIYNNTHSYWRIELHELVRTSAKPILVLQRQPELLQFIANAAAPFKIAVETDSKLQNQNTSAQIFSQLIAGKEITWQSATVKPLNPDLNQFARYGMQISWKTIVFWGILILAVGVLIGVVVRLMGQMKTARE